One stretch of Nicotiana tabacum cultivar K326 chromosome 18, ASM71507v2, whole genome shotgun sequence DNA includes these proteins:
- the LOC107815595 gene encoding protein NUCLEOLAR FACTOR 1, whose protein sequence is MGNQRFGRKRGMKRRVEQKPFTKNQNMMKKKNGRFGREEKLNRSPSPSVSDDSGEENSEIEEVEAQKEQEEEEVLNYKEPTMYDSLLESLRTKREEYNSDSEENEDDVEQAHGASGDENEGSDSEASRLSEPGASLNGGGLGNPVGQVGGTETDDDDSEASGSDEEQELRVNGQPTKGACASTSSFHSHLDHKLSKEEVDMLQKKKWTCKWVVAMSNCKWRGTGECFLKELDGFLFHGLKPALYKHWLGIYEKSGGSDFASSKQILFFSLCNSYRDILHHNKKPFYLKGLEEDSSTMDAYVMHSLNHIFRTRDLVKKNEAKITKLPESVKADTLTNEAFLDRGFTRPKVLIILPLASVAFRVVKRLIDLTPPKYKSNVEERERFYREFGAGVSKDREDEDAVESSESKKSSKPSDFQALFGGNNNDHFMLGIKFTRRSIKLYGDFYSSDMIVASPLGLITKIGEAEMFKEKNVDYLSSIEVLIVDHADVILMQNWSHVNTIVEQLNRIPCEQHGTDIMRIRQWYLDGQAPFYRQSIILSSHINPDINGLFNHHCLNHEGKVKLASEYKGVLPKVVLQIRQIYERFDAKTAEDADDARFDYFTKKVFPKIKDSIQGGIMLFISSYFEFIRVRNFLKSQEASCCLLGEYTEQSDISRARVWFFNGTKKIMLYTERAHFYHRYKIRGMQNLIIYSLPERKEFYPEVVNMLQGSACTVLFSRFDQLRLERIVGTAAAKRMITSDKGVFVFC, encoded by the exons ATGGGCAACCAGCGATTTGGTAGAAAACGAG GCATGAAGAGAAGAGTTGAACAGAAACCGTTTAcaaagaaccagaatatgatgaagaagaagaatggtcgATTTGGTAGAGAAGAAAAGCTCAATAGAAGCCCCTCTCCAAGTGTCTCAG ATGATTCAGGAGAAGAAAACTCGGAGATAGAAGAAGTTGAAGCACAAaaggaacaagaagaagaagaagttttgAATTATAAGGAGCCAACAATGTATGACAGTTTGTTGGAGTCATTGAG GACAAAACGAGAAGAATATAACTCGGACtcagaagaaaatgaagatgatgTTGAGCAAGCTCATGGTGCGTCTGGTGATGAAAATGAAG GCAGTGATAGTGAGGCTTCTAGACTTAGCGAACCTGGTGCTAGTCTAAATGGAGGTGGTCTAGGTAACCCCGTGGGACAGGTTGGAGGTACCGAAACTGACGATGATGATTCGGAGGCCTCTGGTTCAGATGAAGAACAGGAATTGAGAGTAAATGGTCAACCTACCAAAGGGGCTTGTGCAAGCACGAG CTCATTTCACTCTCATTTGGATCACAAGTTATCCAAAGAAGAGGTTGACATGCTACAGAAAAAGAAATGGACTTGCAAATGGGTGGTAGCGATGTCAAATTGCAAGTGGAGAGGGACAGGCGAGTGTTTTCTGAAG GAGCTAGACGGCTTCTTATTTCATGGCTTGAAGCCGGCACTATACAAGCATTGGTTAGGTATCTATGAGAAGTCTGGAGGCTCCGATTTTGCTTCATCAAAGCAGATATTATTTTTCTCCCTCT GCAACAGCTACCGGGATATTTTGCACCACAACAAGAAACCCTTCTATCTCAAAGGTCTAGAAGAAGATTCAAGTACCATGGATGCTTATGTTATGCATTCT CTTAATCATATATTCAGAACTAGGGATCTTGTAAAGAAGAACGAGGCGAAAATAACTAAGCTTCCGGAGAGTGTGAAAGCAGATACCCTTACTAATGAAGCTTTTCTTGACCGGGGGTTTACTCGCCCCAAG GTTCTGATCATTCTCCCTCTAGCAAGTGTTGCATTTCGAGTAGTCAAGCGGCTGATTGATTTGACACCTCCTAAATACAAG TCTAATGTAGAGGAGCGTGAACGTTTCTATAGAGAATTCGGGGCCGGAGTAAGCAAAGATAGGGAGGATGaagatgccgtcgaaagctctgaATCAAAGAAGAGCTCAAAACCATCTGATTTTCAAGCATTATTTGGGGGAAATAACAATGATCACTTCATGCTAGGAATTAAGTTCACTAG GAGGAGCATAAAGTTGTACGGTGACTTTTACTCGTCAGACATGATTGTTGCTTCCCCTCTTGGCCTAATCACT AAAATTGGGGAGGCAGAAATGTTTAAGGAAAAAAATGTTGATTATCTTTCTTCTATAGAG GTTCTAATTGTTGACCACGCAGATGTCATATTGATGCAG AATTGGTCACACGTGAATACAATTGTTGAACAATTAAATCGGATACCCTGCGAGCAGCATGGAACAGATATTATGCGCATTAGGCAGTG GTATTTAGACGGTCAAGCACCATTCTACCGCCAATCCATAATCTTATCTTCTCATATAAATCCAG ACATCAATGGTTTATTCAACCATCATTGCCTCAACCATGAAGGAAAG GTTAAATTGGCAAGCGAGTATAAAGGTGTTTTACCCAAGGTAGTACTTCAAATACGGCAG ATTTATGAGCGTTTTGATGCGAAAACTGCAGAAGATGCTGATGATGCTCGGtttgattatttcacaaaaaaG GTGTTCCCCAAGATAAAGGATTCCATTCAG GGTGGTATAATGCTATTTATTAGCTCTTACTTTGAGTTCATTCGAGTAAGGAACTTCTTGAAGTCACAAGAGGCATCCTGTTGTCTGTTGGGGGA GTACACTGAGCAGAGTGATATATCTCGTGCACGAGTGTGGTTTTTCAACGGAACAAAAAAAATTATGCTTTACACTGAAAGAGCTCACTTCTATCATCGATACAAG